The proteins below come from a single Miscanthus floridulus cultivar M001 chromosome 1, ASM1932011v1, whole genome shotgun sequence genomic window:
- the LOC136494570 gene encoding PI-PLC X domain-containing protein At5g67130-like isoform X1, protein MGRSFTEAPVRVVLAPPLLLLLFFLLGLLRPAAANVGDSCSTSADCGAGQWCFDCEPKFSGSHCVRSAATNPFQLINNSLPFNKYAYLTTHNSYAIVGEPSHTGIPRVTFDNQEDTVTDQLNNGVRALMLDTYDFKDDVWLCHSSGGKCNDFTAFEPALDTFKEIEAFLSANPSEIVTIILEDYVHAPNGLTNVFNASGLSKYWFPVSKMPQSGQDWPLVSDMIASNQRLLVFTSISSKQSTEGIAYQWNFMVENNYGDDGMDAGKCSNRAESAPLNDNTKSLVLMNYFPSVPVKLTACLQHSQSLVDMVNTCYGAAGNRWANFIAVDYYKRSDGGGAFQATDLLNGRLLCGCQDIKACSQGSGVVCSA, encoded by the exons ATGGGCCGCTCCTTTACAGAGGCGCCTGTTCGGGTTGTGCTCGCGCCgccgctcctgctcctcctcttcttcttgctcggcCTCCTCCGACCTGCGGCTGCCAAT GTGGGGGACTCCTGCTCCACGAGCGCGGACTGCGGCGCCGGCCAGTGGTGCTTCGACTGCGAGCCCAAGTTCTCCGGCTCCCACTGCGTCCGCTCCGCCGCCACCAACCCATTCCAGCTCATT AACAACTCGTTGCCCTTCAACAAGTATGCCTACCTCACGACGCACAACTCATACGCCATCGTCGGGGAGCCTTCGCACACCGGAATCCCACGCGTCACCTTTGACAATCAGGAGGATACGGTCACTGATCAGTTGAAT AACGGAGTCCGGGCACTGATGCTCGACACATATGACTTCAAAGACGATGTATGGTTGTGCCATTCAAGTGGAGGGAAATGCAACGACTTCACCGCATTC GAACCTGCACTGGACACTTTCAAGGAGATCGAGGCATTCCTTTCGGCAAATCCGTCCGAAATCGTCACGATAATCCTAGAAGACTACGTTCACGCGCCGAATGGACTAACGAATGTGTTCAACGCCTCTGGCCTGTCGAAGTACTGGTTCCCGGTGTCGAAAATGCCACAGAGCGGTCAGGActggccacttgtcagcgacaTGATTGCAAGCAACCAGCGCCTCCTGGTGTTCACCTCTATCAGCTCGAAGCAGAGCACAGAAGGCATTGCTTACCAGTGGAATTTCATGGTTGAGAATAATT ATGGTGATGATGGGATGGATGCTGGGAAATGCTCAAACCGTGCTGAGTCTGCTCCTCTCAATGACAACACTAAATCGCTGGTCCTCATGAACTACTTCCCATCGGTCCCTGTGAAGTTGACAGCATGTCTGCAGCATTCCCAGAGTCTTGTTGACATGGTGAATACATGCTATGGCGCAGCAGGGAATCGATGGGCTAATTTTATCGCTGTTGATTACTACAAG AGAAGCGACGGAGGGGGCGCATTCCAGGCCACAGACTTGCTCAACGG
- the LOC136494570 gene encoding PI-PLC X domain-containing protein At5g67130-like isoform X2 — protein sequence MGRSFTEAPVRVVLAPPLLLLLFFLLGLLRPAAANVGDSCSTSADCGAGQWCFDCEPKFSGSHCVRSAATNPFQLINNSLPFNKYAYLTTHNSYAIVGEPSHTGIPRVTFDNQEDTVTDQLNNGVRALMLDTYDFKDDVWLCHSSGGKCNDFTAFEPALDTFKEIEAFLSANPSEIVTIILEDYVHAPNGLTNVFNASGLSKYWFPVSKMPQSGQDWPLVSDMIASNQRLLVFTSISSKQSTEGIAYQWNFMVENNYGDDGMDAGKCSNRAESAPLNDNTKSLVLMNYFPSVPVKLTACLQHSQSLVDMVNTCYGAAGNRWANFIAVDYYKRSDGGGAFQATDLLNGRLLCGCQDIKQGSGVVCSA from the exons ATGGGCCGCTCCTTTACAGAGGCGCCTGTTCGGGTTGTGCTCGCGCCgccgctcctgctcctcctcttcttcttgctcggcCTCCTCCGACCTGCGGCTGCCAAT GTGGGGGACTCCTGCTCCACGAGCGCGGACTGCGGCGCCGGCCAGTGGTGCTTCGACTGCGAGCCCAAGTTCTCCGGCTCCCACTGCGTCCGCTCCGCCGCCACCAACCCATTCCAGCTCATT AACAACTCGTTGCCCTTCAACAAGTATGCCTACCTCACGACGCACAACTCATACGCCATCGTCGGGGAGCCTTCGCACACCGGAATCCCACGCGTCACCTTTGACAATCAGGAGGATACGGTCACTGATCAGTTGAAT AACGGAGTCCGGGCACTGATGCTCGACACATATGACTTCAAAGACGATGTATGGTTGTGCCATTCAAGTGGAGGGAAATGCAACGACTTCACCGCATTC GAACCTGCACTGGACACTTTCAAGGAGATCGAGGCATTCCTTTCGGCAAATCCGTCCGAAATCGTCACGATAATCCTAGAAGACTACGTTCACGCGCCGAATGGACTAACGAATGTGTTCAACGCCTCTGGCCTGTCGAAGTACTGGTTCCCGGTGTCGAAAATGCCACAGAGCGGTCAGGActggccacttgtcagcgacaTGATTGCAAGCAACCAGCGCCTCCTGGTGTTCACCTCTATCAGCTCGAAGCAGAGCACAGAAGGCATTGCTTACCAGTGGAATTTCATGGTTGAGAATAATT ATGGTGATGATGGGATGGATGCTGGGAAATGCTCAAACCGTGCTGAGTCTGCTCCTCTCAATGACAACACTAAATCGCTGGTCCTCATGAACTACTTCCCATCGGTCCCTGTGAAGTTGACAGCATGTCTGCAGCATTCCCAGAGTCTTGTTGACATGGTGAATACATGCTATGGCGCAGCAGGGAATCGATGGGCTAATTTTATCGCTGTTGATTACTACAAG AGAAGCGACGGAGGGGGCGCATTCCAGGCCACAGACTTGCTCAACGG